The following coding sequences lie in one Candidatus Nitrospira allomarina genomic window:
- a CDS encoding fibronectin type III domain-containing protein, which translates to MSDGRAASRLKRCLAWCMLGSCLLFLPQGAQAATSDSATLQWTANQEANLAGYRIYRGTNPGVYGVPTTVGKITTHQYTNLPTDKTHYFTVTAFDASGNESLPSPEVKKYIAPSSPSSGSSSPPPSSSLSISNLTVASGATYLVAAVGLQAGGDGVSRPRLYLYHGPYECAGRGLYPNG; encoded by the coding sequence ATGTCCGATGGTCGTGCGGCGAGTCGTCTAAAAAGGTGTCTAGCGTGGTGTATGCTTGGCAGTTGCCTCCTTTTTCTCCCGCAGGGGGCACAAGCCGCCACCAGTGATTCGGCTACCCTCCAATGGACCGCCAATCAAGAGGCCAATTTAGCGGGATATCGGATCTATCGAGGAACCAACCCCGGGGTTTATGGGGTTCCCACGACGGTCGGGAAGATCACGACCCATCAATATACCAACTTACCCACGGACAAAACGCACTATTTTACGGTTACGGCTTTCGATGCCTCGGGCAATGAAAGTCTTCCCTCCCCCGAGGTGAAAAAATATATCGCACCGTCCTCCCCCTCTTCCGGTTCCTCGAGTCCGCCGCCGTCCTCCTCGCTCAGTATTTCGAATCTGACCGTTGCCAGTGGAGCCACGTACCTGGTGGCCGCCGTCGGCCTCCAAGCCGGGGGGGACGGTGTATCGCGACCGCGCCTATACCTTTACCACGGTCCCTACGAGTGTGCAGGGCGCGGCCTATATCCAAACGGCTAA
- the mrdA gene encoding penicillin-binding protein 2 gives MLDTSRQANELADIQNRLIFVKIGFLMLLVLLGLRLWQLQVRDGLHYQELARDNRTRSIVLEPARGLLYDRNGELLANNIPSFQLYVSLEDIQDREALLAQLPHYIDIDQQEISNKLSIKSRRGRVKIKADITLKEAALIESHRLELPGVVIQPEYQRHYPLNNYASHVLGYVGEISESQLKDPEFSHLQGGRIIGQNGVERTFDEYLLGETGEEVIEVDALGYPKRSLSVRRPLAGDDLYLTIDIRLQRLAEDLLGQEAGAIVALDPWNGDVLALASKPGFNPNDVSGGISAKDWQRFLMDTRHPLTNRAIQGQYPPGSVFKIIMAAALLETHTLSAQEMVPCHGTFPFGRRVFRDWKAGGHGQVDLTKAIAESCDVYFYKAGNQLGIDPIATYARQFGLGEKTGIALPSERSGLVPSSEWKKRVKREPWYPGETISISIGQGFLTVTPIQMAKVAAIVATNGRVVQPRLLKASRLRRTGTLKEKPEPPIRQLGIPPQTFAHIKEGLAAVVTKGTAKLAQSEFVSIAGKTGTAQVVALKPDGDKDKNKEPQKEFRDHAWFVAFAPVEHPKIAVAVLVEHMGHGGSASAPLAKTIIEAYMGFETTQEPSL, from the coding sequence ATGCTGGACACTTCCCGCCAGGCTAATGAACTTGCCGATATTCAAAATCGGTTAATATTCGTCAAAATCGGATTTCTGATGCTATTGGTGTTGCTGGGGTTACGCCTTTGGCAATTGCAGGTGCGAGACGGATTGCACTATCAAGAACTTGCCCGCGACAATCGCACTCGATCCATTGTCTTAGAACCGGCTCGAGGACTTCTATATGATCGGAATGGTGAACTCCTCGCCAATAATATCCCCAGCTTCCAACTGTATGTTTCTTTGGAAGACATACAGGACCGTGAGGCCCTTTTGGCTCAGTTACCCCATTACATAGATATTGACCAACAAGAGATTTCCAATAAACTTTCAATAAAAAGCCGAAGAGGCCGAGTCAAGATCAAAGCCGACATTACGCTAAAAGAGGCGGCACTCATAGAATCGCACCGGCTTGAACTCCCCGGTGTGGTAATTCAGCCGGAATATCAGCGTCACTATCCCCTTAACAATTACGCCTCGCACGTCCTGGGGTACGTGGGTGAAATTTCCGAATCACAGCTTAAAGACCCGGAATTTTCCCATCTTCAGGGAGGACGCATCATTGGGCAAAATGGAGTGGAGCGAACATTTGATGAATATCTTCTTGGAGAAACCGGAGAGGAAGTGATTGAAGTCGATGCCTTGGGGTATCCAAAACGATCTCTCTCAGTTCGTCGTCCCCTGGCCGGGGATGACCTGTACCTGACGATCGACATTCGACTTCAGCGCCTCGCAGAGGACCTTCTTGGACAGGAAGCGGGGGCCATTGTTGCCCTGGATCCGTGGAATGGGGACGTTCTGGCTCTGGCGAGTAAACCCGGGTTTAATCCTAATGATGTTTCAGGAGGGATTAGTGCCAAGGATTGGCAACGATTTCTCATGGATACACGCCACCCTCTCACCAATCGCGCCATTCAAGGGCAATATCCTCCAGGGTCGGTATTTAAAATCATTATGGCCGCAGCCCTCTTGGAGACTCACACCCTCAGCGCACAGGAAATGGTACCCTGCCATGGAACCTTTCCTTTTGGAAGGCGAGTCTTTCGTGATTGGAAGGCGGGAGGCCACGGTCAGGTCGACTTAACCAAAGCTATCGCGGAATCGTGCGATGTCTACTTTTACAAAGCCGGCAATCAATTGGGCATTGATCCCATCGCCACCTATGCTCGTCAATTCGGATTAGGTGAAAAAACCGGAATTGCGCTCCCTTCCGAACGGTCGGGTCTTGTTCCATCCTCAGAATGGAAAAAAAGGGTCAAACGGGAACCATGGTATCCTGGCGAAACCATTTCCATTTCTATTGGACAAGGGTTTTTAACCGTGACTCCCATTCAGATGGCCAAAGTTGCGGCCATCGTAGCAACCAATGGACGAGTGGTCCAACCCCGTTTGCTCAAAGCCTCTCGACTTCGGCGAACCGGCACACTCAAAGAAAAGCCAGAGCCACCCATTCGACAATTGGGTATTCCTCCCCAAACGTTTGCCCATATCAAGGAAGGATTGGCGGCAGTCGTCACGAAGGGTACAGCCAAACTGGCGCAATCAGAATTCGTGAGCATTGCAGGCAAAACTGGAACGGCGCAAGTTGTCGCCCTGAAACCGGATGGAGACAAGGACAAAAACAAGGAGCCTCAAAAAGAATTTCGAGACCATGCGTGGTTTGTGGCCTTTGCTCCCGTCGAACACCCGAAGATTGCCGTGGCGGTATTAGTTGAACACATGGGGCATGGAGGCTCAGCGTCCGCCCCCTTGGCCAAGACCATCATCGAAGCCTATATGGGCTTTGAGACAACCCAAGAGCCTTCTCTTTGA
- the leuD gene encoding 3-isopropylmalate dehydratase small subunit produces the protein MQAFTILTGTVAPLNRGNVDTDQIIPKQYLKTIHRTGLKEGLFADWRRRADGSPDHDFFVNQPRYQEATILLTRENFGCGSSREHAPWALLDYGIRCILAPSFADIFYNNCFQNGILPVELPGEHIQTLFDRVAHTDQYHITVDLAQQVVTLPEGETYSFALDPFRKDCLLKGLDGIGLTLQHESAIAAYEKRRAQEAPWLFQDFSSSDRL, from the coding sequence ATGCAAGCGTTTACTATATTGACGGGAACGGTCGCTCCGTTAAATCGGGGAAATGTCGATACGGATCAAATCATCCCGAAACAATATTTGAAAACGATCCATCGCACCGGCCTCAAAGAGGGATTGTTTGCCGATTGGCGGCGACGTGCGGATGGGTCTCCGGATCATGATTTTTTTGTCAACCAACCGCGCTATCAAGAGGCCACGATTTTGTTGACCCGTGAAAATTTCGGGTGTGGGTCCTCAAGGGAACATGCTCCATGGGCTTTGTTGGACTATGGCATTCGTTGTATTCTGGCTCCGAGTTTTGCCGATATTTTCTACAATAATTGTTTCCAGAATGGAATTCTTCCCGTCGAGCTTCCAGGAGAACACATCCAAACCTTATTTGACCGGGTAGCCCATACCGACCAATATCACATCACAGTCGACTTGGCTCAGCAGGTGGTCACCCTTCCTGAAGGGGAAACGTATTCGTTCGCATTGGATCCATTTCGCAAGGATTGTTTGTTAAAGGGATTAGACGGAATAGGGCTCACGCTTCAACACGAATCTGCAATTGCCGCTTATGAAAAACGCAGGGCTCAGGAGGCCCCCTGGCTCTTTCAGGATTTTTCCTCTTCAGACCGCTTGTGA
- the leuC gene encoding 3-isopropylmalate dehydratase large subunit produces MASKTLFEKIWDQHVVREEPDGTTLLYIDRHLVHEVTSPQAFEGLRLAGRRPRRPTAALAVPDHNVPTTDRSQGIADPMSALQISTLEGNCEEFGITYYGMEDIRQGIVHVIGPEQGLTLPGMTIVCGDSHTSTHGAFGALAFGIGTSEVEHVLATQCLVQKRPKTMEIRVEGRLPDYCSSKDVILAIIGQIGIGGGNGFVVEYTGSVIRSFSMEGRMTLCNMSIEAGARAGLVSPDESTVAYVKSRPLSPKGALFQQAKSDWLNLKTDPGARFDKVVELRGEDVSPQVTWGTNPGMVTDVNGHVPDPGSIADEKLRMATERALAYMGLPAGIPICDIRVDRVFIGSCTNSRIEDLRVAARYVKGKRVAPSVKAMVVPGSGLVKHQAEEEGLDRIFREAGFEWREPGCSMCLAMNADVLTPGERCASTSNRNFEGRQGKGGRTHLVSPAMAAAAAVEGHFVDIRDWKL; encoded by the coding sequence ATGGCAAGCAAAACATTGTTTGAAAAGATTTGGGATCAACATGTGGTTCGTGAAGAACCAGATGGAACAACCTTATTATATATTGACCGACATTTGGTGCATGAAGTGACTTCTCCTCAAGCCTTTGAAGGGCTTCGGTTAGCCGGAAGAAGGCCACGACGTCCAACCGCGGCGCTTGCTGTTCCCGATCACAATGTTCCAACCACCGACCGGTCGCAGGGTATTGCCGATCCCATGAGTGCCTTGCAAATTTCAACCTTGGAAGGCAACTGCGAAGAATTTGGAATAACGTATTATGGGATGGAGGATATCCGGCAAGGCATTGTTCATGTGATCGGACCTGAACAAGGGTTGACGCTACCGGGGATGACAATTGTGTGTGGAGATTCTCATACCTCCACTCATGGAGCGTTTGGCGCCTTGGCGTTTGGTATTGGTACTTCAGAGGTCGAGCATGTGCTGGCGACGCAATGCTTGGTTCAAAAACGACCAAAAACTATGGAAATTCGTGTGGAGGGCAGGCTTCCTGACTATTGTTCTTCCAAAGATGTGATTCTGGCGATTATCGGGCAAATTGGTATTGGTGGTGGAAACGGTTTTGTCGTGGAATATACGGGTTCGGTGATCCGATCGTTTTCAATGGAGGGCCGGATGACCCTTTGTAACATGTCTATTGAAGCGGGAGCGCGCGCTGGTCTTGTCAGTCCAGACGAATCGACGGTCGCATACGTGAAGAGCCGACCCCTCAGTCCGAAAGGAGCGCTGTTTCAACAGGCCAAGTCGGATTGGCTAAATTTGAAAACCGACCCTGGAGCCAGGTTTGATAAGGTTGTTGAGCTGCGAGGAGAAGATGTTTCTCCTCAAGTGACTTGGGGGACCAATCCTGGAATGGTGACTGATGTGAATGGCCATGTGCCCGATCCTGGATCCATTGCGGATGAAAAATTGCGGATGGCCACAGAACGGGCCTTAGCGTATATGGGGTTGCCAGCTGGCATCCCTATATGTGACATCCGGGTCGATCGAGTCTTCATCGGATCCTGCACAAACTCACGAATTGAGGACTTGCGGGTGGCGGCTCGGTATGTCAAAGGAAAGCGCGTCGCTCCAAGTGTCAAGGCTATGGTGGTCCCAGGATCAGGGTTAGTCAAACACCAAGCGGAAGAAGAAGGGTTGGATCGGATTTTTCGCGAAGCGGGGTTTGAATGGCGTGAACCGGGGTGCAGTATGTGCCTCGCCATGAATGCGGACGTGCTCACACCGGGAGAACGATGTGCTTCAACCAGTAATCGAAATTTCGAGGGACGTCAGGGTAAAGGCGGACGGACGCACTTAGTCTCCCCTGCCATGGCTGCTGCTGCTGCGGTTGAAGGACATTTTGTGGATATTCGTGACTGGAAGCTGTGA
- the mreC gene encoding rod shape-determining protein MreC, with the protein MPRSEPNFPISTSIRRVLGVIFILFLALLLFLPRQSQEWLSHVGGPFARILEVPLHVVASIQSSIGHAWDQYIDLQNVWEENQQLKQEVQRLQGEQNTLREHAIIAVQYQQLLAFQKTTPMTTLPARIIGRNVSNWYRAMIINKGNQDGVHPEMGVITDAGVVGRVVRVNPTTAVVLLLSDPNVAITGMIQKSRDEGLVQGTPQGTIQMKYLPPLSPVQPGDPVVTSGLTDDFPRGLQIGRIQQVTKADTDLFQLGEIDPIVDFANLEAVLVITSFQPAPISSLPKPPVSPSP; encoded by the coding sequence ATGCCTCGATCAGAGCCAAATTTTCCCATATCCACAAGTATCCGGCGAGTCCTAGGAGTTATCTTCATTCTATTCCTCGCCCTCCTGCTGTTTCTGCCTCGACAATCTCAGGAATGGTTAAGTCATGTGGGAGGGCCTTTCGCCCGAATTCTTGAAGTCCCTCTTCATGTTGTCGCCTCGATACAGAGTTCTATCGGTCACGCCTGGGACCAATACATCGACTTACAAAATGTTTGGGAAGAAAACCAACAGCTCAAGCAGGAAGTTCAGCGCTTACAAGGTGAGCAGAATACTCTTCGAGAACATGCCATCATTGCCGTGCAATATCAACAATTGCTGGCGTTTCAGAAAACCACACCCATGACGACCCTTCCGGCTCGAATCATCGGCCGGAACGTGTCCAATTGGTATCGGGCGATGATCATCAATAAAGGTAACCAAGACGGCGTTCATCCGGAAATGGGAGTCATCACCGATGCCGGAGTGGTAGGTCGTGTGGTACGAGTAAACCCCACGACGGCCGTCGTGCTTCTGCTTTCCGACCCCAACGTCGCGATTACCGGGATGATCCAAAAAAGCCGGGATGAGGGTCTGGTCCAGGGAACGCCTCAAGGAACCATTCAAATGAAATATCTGCCTCCTCTATCGCCTGTCCAACCAGGAGATCCAGTGGTCACATCTGGATTAACGGATGATTTTCCCCGTGGACTCCAAATTGGCCGGATTCAACAGGTTACCAAAGCCGATACCGACTTATTTCAATTGGGTGAAATTGATCCAATTGTCGATTTTGCCAACCTGGAAGCGGTCCTGGTTATTACCTCATTTCAGCCTGCTCCCATTTCTTCTTTACCAAAACCGCCTGTCTCGCCTTCTCCCTAA
- a CDS encoding cation:proton antiporter domain-containing protein, giving the protein MSEVHILRDVLIIFSISVLVVFVFQKLRLPAVAGFLVSGTLVGPYGLNLISDLHQVETLAEIGVVLLLFTIGLETSLSRIRASRRLLWVGGPLQILSMLSVVALGGWFLGRSWEESVFWGLLLSLSSTAIVLKILGDRGEMDALHGQATMAILIFQDLAVVAMILLTPVLGTGSQGETGVIVETLVKSVLVVGLIVLAARVLVPHVLHLIVGTRSRELFLLSIIVLGLGTAWLTSLAGLSLALGAFIAGLVISESEYSHQALAEVIPFRDSFNSLFFVSVGMLMNPSVIAEFPILVMGLLVLVVLGKFLTGTGAVFLAGVPVSTALLTGVALAQVGEFAFILARVGQGEGLLNTHAYNIFLAVSVLSMTITPFLIQWAPRLARRTEALDRLKHWFPRRQVNVRQSIKIKVKDHVIIVGYGLNGRNLARVLSDMEIPFVVLDVNPDVVQADQKKGRGTMLYGDGTNPRVLTQAGILLARVLVVATSDPFGARRIVQQARQLNPNLHIVVRTRYLKELQDLQELGANDVVPEEFETSIEIFALVLRTYQTPKNRIQDKVEQIRREGYLLLRRGELPELAHHLRAGTLADVQVDTCRVENDSPALGKPLTQLHIHGRTGASVIAITRDGVTQSNPSHETILEPGDVLVLLGAREQIRKAIALLVDVKM; this is encoded by the coding sequence ATGAGTGAAGTCCACATCCTACGGGATGTCCTCATTATTTTTTCTATTTCTGTTCTGGTTGTTTTTGTTTTTCAAAAACTCCGGCTACCGGCAGTTGCGGGATTTTTAGTTTCTGGCACCTTAGTGGGGCCTTACGGCCTGAACCTCATTTCCGATCTACACCAAGTCGAAACTCTCGCCGAAATCGGTGTGGTATTGTTGCTATTTACCATAGGCTTGGAAACTTCTCTTTCGCGAATACGGGCTTCCAGAAGGCTCTTATGGGTTGGAGGTCCCCTGCAAATTTTAAGTATGCTGAGTGTTGTAGCACTTGGGGGTTGGTTTCTGGGTCGATCATGGGAAGAATCGGTTTTCTGGGGACTGTTGTTGTCGTTGAGCAGCACCGCCATTGTCCTTAAGATTCTGGGAGATCGAGGAGAAATGGATGCGTTGCATGGGCAAGCGACCATGGCGATTCTTATTTTTCAGGATCTAGCCGTTGTGGCTATGATTTTACTGACTCCGGTACTGGGAACGGGTTCCCAAGGGGAGACCGGGGTCATTGTCGAAACGCTCGTGAAATCCGTTTTGGTTGTGGGGTTGATCGTGTTGGCTGCTCGGGTTCTTGTCCCTCATGTTCTTCATCTTATTGTGGGGACTCGAAGTCGAGAGTTATTTCTCCTGTCGATTATTGTATTGGGGCTGGGAACGGCTTGGTTGACTTCCCTCGCGGGATTGTCATTGGCTCTAGGCGCATTTATCGCGGGGCTAGTGATTTCTGAATCGGAATATAGTCATCAGGCACTGGCCGAAGTCATTCCTTTTCGGGATAGTTTTAATAGTTTATTTTTTGTCTCAGTGGGGATGTTAATGAATCCCTCGGTCATCGCGGAATTTCCCATTTTGGTGATGGGATTATTGGTGCTTGTCGTGTTAGGCAAGTTCCTCACAGGAACCGGAGCGGTATTCCTTGCTGGAGTTCCCGTTTCTACTGCATTATTAACGGGGGTGGCATTAGCGCAGGTGGGAGAGTTTGCCTTTATCCTGGCCCGGGTGGGGCAGGGAGAAGGATTATTGAATACCCATGCCTATAATATATTTCTTGCAGTATCGGTGTTGTCCATGACAATTACGCCATTTTTGATTCAATGGGCTCCCCGCCTGGCTAGACGAACTGAGGCTCTTGACCGCCTAAAACATTGGTTCCCTCGACGTCAGGTCAATGTGCGGCAAAGTATCAAGATTAAAGTCAAAGACCATGTCATTATCGTGGGTTATGGCTTAAATGGCCGGAATCTTGCCAGGGTTTTAAGTGATATGGAGATTCCATTTGTGGTGCTGGACGTCAATCCTGATGTCGTGCAGGCTGATCAAAAAAAGGGACGGGGCACCATGCTCTATGGGGATGGGACGAATCCCAGAGTGTTGACTCAAGCCGGCATCTTATTGGCGCGAGTACTCGTGGTGGCTACCTCTGACCCTTTTGGCGCGCGCCGAATTGTTCAACAAGCACGACAACTGAATCCCAATCTTCATATTGTCGTACGAACACGATATTTAAAGGAATTGCAGGACCTTCAAGAACTAGGAGCCAATGATGTCGTGCCGGAAGAATTCGAAACATCAATTGAAATTTTTGCCTTGGTTCTGCGTACCTATCAGACGCCGAAGAACAGGATTCAAGATAAAGTTGAACAAATTCGTCGGGAAGGGTATCTCCTACTCCGGAGAGGGGAGCTCCCTGAGTTAGCACACCATCTGCGTGCTGGGACATTGGCTGATGTGCAAGTCGATACCTGTCGGGTGGAAAACGATTCTCCCGCGTTGGGGAAACCATTGACGCAGTTGCATATCCATGGACGGACAGGCGCTTCGGTGATTGCGATTACACGGGATGGCGTGACGCAATCCAATCCTTCTCACGAAACGATTCTGGAGCCAGGTGATGTCCTCGTCCTTCTTGGTGCGCGTGAGCAAATCCGTAAGGCCATCGCCTTGCTCGTGGATGTCAAAATGTAA
- a CDS encoding rod shape-determining protein: MGIFNYCISHFSQDMAIDLGTSSTLIYIKGKGIVLNEPSVVTVETNSKKLLAVGEEAKRMIGRTPGNLTAIRPMREGVIADFDMTEHMLRHFIQKVHRGGTLLRPRIIIGVPSRITQVEQRAVKESAELAGAREVYLIEEPVAAAIGAGLPITEPSGNMVVDIGGGTTDIAVISLGGIVYSESVRIAGDQLDGAITSYLKREYSLLIGEHMAERIKMEIGSAYPLPEKKQMAVKGRDVVSGIPRTILVDDNEIREALQDCLTTIIRAIRLALENTPPELAGDIIDRGIVLTGGGSMLQGLDNRLREETSLPIVTVDDPLTSVVLGVGKTLEEFSLLRKISSHSRLNP; the protein is encoded by the coding sequence ATGGGTATATTCAATTATTGTATTAGCCATTTTTCCCAAGATATGGCCATCGATCTGGGAACCTCTTCTACCTTAATTTATATCAAGGGGAAAGGGATTGTCCTGAACGAACCTTCCGTCGTGACAGTTGAGACAAACTCAAAAAAACTTCTCGCGGTTGGGGAAGAAGCGAAGCGAATGATCGGTCGAACCCCGGGCAATCTCACCGCCATTCGTCCCATGCGAGAGGGTGTAATTGCTGATTTTGACATGACGGAACACATGTTACGGCACTTTATCCAAAAAGTTCATCGCGGGGGAACTCTCCTCAGGCCACGCATCATTATTGGTGTCCCGTCCAGGATCACACAAGTCGAACAACGTGCCGTCAAGGAATCGGCTGAGCTCGCTGGTGCCCGTGAAGTTTATCTCATTGAGGAACCGGTTGCCGCGGCTATTGGGGCAGGATTACCGATTACCGAGCCTTCCGGCAACATGGTCGTCGATATCGGAGGAGGCACTACCGACATCGCCGTGATCTCCCTGGGAGGCATTGTATACAGTGAATCGGTCCGTATCGCCGGCGACCAACTAGATGGAGCGATCACAAGCTATCTCAAGCGGGAATACAGCTTATTAATCGGCGAACATATGGCAGAACGCATCAAGATGGAAATCGGCTCAGCCTACCCTCTGCCTGAAAAAAAGCAAATGGCCGTCAAAGGGAGAGATGTAGTATCCGGCATCCCCAGAACGATCCTCGTTGACGACAATGAAATACGAGAAGCGTTACAAGATTGCCTCACCACCATCATCCGAGCCATCCGTCTGGCCTTGGAAAACACTCCGCCTGAATTGGCAGGGGATATTATTGACCGGGGGATCGTGCTGACCGGAGGCGGATCGATGCTTCAAGGGCTGGATAATCGACTACGTGAAGAAACGTCTTTACCCATTGTCACGGTCGATGACCCCTTAACCTCGGTTGTCTTGGGAGTAGGGAAAACTCTTGAGGAATTCAGCCTCCTTCGGAAAATTTCCTCGCATTCCAGGCTGAATCCCTGA
- the mreD gene encoding rod shape-determining protein MreD, with product MTIFLDILLCFGVVLAQATFSTLLSAKGIYPDLCFILACVIGFHSGEYKGLRIGLTVGLFQDLFSPGGIGLNMILKGLAGALAGVTTHTFSTVTSPAILLVSFALSVGCGLASLVVAYPVLDAPILFQALSSRLLPQGLYNSLLTLGIFWVIKYIGPSLSMVHLGRGPR from the coding sequence GTGACTATTTTTCTCGACATCCTTTTGTGCTTTGGAGTGGTTCTGGCTCAAGCCACCTTTAGCACCCTTCTATCCGCCAAAGGAATTTACCCTGACCTATGTTTCATTCTAGCCTGTGTAATAGGATTTCACTCAGGAGAATACAAAGGACTCAGGATCGGACTGACGGTGGGACTTTTCCAAGATTTATTCAGTCCTGGCGGTATTGGGCTCAATATGATCTTAAAGGGACTCGCGGGAGCCCTGGCCGGCGTCACGACCCACACGTTTTCCACCGTCACCAGTCCCGCTATCTTGCTTGTCAGCTTTGCCCTGTCGGTAGGTTGCGGATTGGCCTCTCTCGTCGTGGCATATCCGGTTCTAGATGCTCCGATACTTTTTCAGGCTCTCTCCTCCCGACTTCTCCCACAAGGACTCTATAATAGCCTCCTGACCTTAGGAATATTCTGGGTTATTAAGTACATTGGCCCATCGCTGAGTATGGTACACTTAGGACGGGGACCACGATAA